The proteins below are encoded in one region of Lactuca sativa cultivar Salinas chromosome 3, Lsat_Salinas_v11, whole genome shotgun sequence:
- the LOC111906362 gene encoding kirola, whose product MALSGKKVAQFDIKSDCDVFHELWKTNPHHIPTLSPTTYQNCQTLEGEAGTVGCVLLWHYFHDGKDSTVKTLIHEIDEAKKSITFKALDGSDILEFYKTFVVHVHVDTHGSDNLVTWTIEYEKLNPDVPDPDTLLEFFKKVTKDIEAHHLKN is encoded by the exons atgGCATTAAGTGGTAAAAAAGTTGCTCAGTTTGACATTAAATCAGACTGTGATGTCTTTCACGAGCTATGGAAGACAAACCCACACCATATTCCCACCTTGAGCCCGACTACATACCAAAACTGTCAAACTCTTGAAGGTGAAGCTGGAACTGTGGGCTGTGTTCTCTTGTGGCATTATTTTCATG ATGGCAAAGATAGCACTGTAAAAacgttaatccatgaaattgatGAGGCAAAAAAGTCGATCACCTTCAAGGCACTGGATGGTAGTGATATCTTGGAATTCTATAAGACCTTTGTTGTGCATGTTCATGTAGACACACATGGTTCAGACAACCTTGTCACATGGACTATTGAGTATGAGAAGCTgaatcctgatgttcctgatccggATAcgcttttggaattcttcaagaAGGTTACCAAAGACATAGAGGCTCACCATCTCAAAAATTAA